A stretch of the Rosa rugosa chromosome 5, drRosRugo1.1, whole genome shotgun sequence genome encodes the following:
- the LOC133711816 gene encoding uncharacterized protein LOC133711816, with product MNNLWDQIRRSQDEDDEEMMATNAIVMAAVAEESGNQHRGRGSHPGRAPNEERFREERGKGMLADYFVDRPVFKDPDFRTRYRMSLNLFMRISTDLCQYDRYFVQRSDATGKVGLLPEQKMTAALRMLAYGAGADQCAEYCRMAKSTSVAALQHFTRGIVDLYSAEYLRAPTAADLRRLLAKAEKRGFPGMIGSIDCMHWQWKNCPTGWAGQYSGRKQIPTIILEAVASYDTWIWHAFFGMPGACNDLNVLAKSPLFDELTPGRAPLIQFQVNNRAHNLGYYLADGIYPRWATFLKTVRNPTRPKEIEFAKAQEGYRKDVERCFGILQSRFGIVRGAARGWHKEDLRYIMLTCIILHNMIVENERPEDSDDELESDDEEDNNMRPRIAEVWEGPTGRDFDPVGRDAHHMNGFMDRYQQIRSEHSHSNLQEDIIQHFWEFQGNRSI from the coding sequence ATGAACAATTTGTGGGATCAAATTCGACGGTctcaggatgaagatgatgaagagatgaTGGCCACCAACGCCATTGTCATGGCTGCAGTCGCAGAAGAATCTGGAAACCAACACCGAGGGCGCGGTTCTCATCCGGGTCGTGCACCAAATGAGGAACGATTTAGAGAAGAAAGGGGCAAAGGTATGTTGGCCGACTACTTTGTCGACCGGCCAGTGTTCAAAGATCCGGATTTCCGAACACGTTACAGGATGAGTCTCAATCTCTTCATGCGTATATCTACTGACCTTTGCCAGTATGATCGTTACTTTGTTCAAAGGTCAGATGCTACCGGCAAAGTCGGACTGCTTCCGGAGCAGAAGATGACAGCTGCCTTGCGAATGCTTGCTTACGGTGCAGGGGCAGATCAATGTGCTGAGTATTGTCGGATGGCGAAATCCACCTCCGTCGCAGCCCTTCAGCACTTTACACGAGGAATTGTTGATCTTTACTCAGCAGAATACCTCCGCGCTCCTACTGCAGCCGACCTCAGACGACTTCTTGCCAAAGCTGAGAAGAGAGGTTTTCCAGGAATGATTGGGAGCATCGACTGTATGCATtggcaatggaagaattgtccGACAGGTTGGGCTGGACAATATAGTGGTAGGAAACAGATCCCCACTATCATCCTGGAAGCAGTCGCATCTTACGACACCTGGATTTGGCACGCATTCTTTGGAATGCCCGGGGCATGCAACGACCTGAACGTCTTGGCAAAGTCTCCGTTGTTTGATGAGCTTACCCCCGGTAGAGCACCTCTGATCCAATTCCAAGTTAACAACAGAGCTCACAATCTAGGGTACTATCTCGCCGACGGTATTTATCCTCGATGGGCGACTTTCTTGAAAACTGTTCGAAATCCTACACGCCCCAAGGAAATCGAGTTTGCAAAGGCTCAAGAGGGGTATAGGAAAGATGTAGAGAGatgttttggtatattacagTCACGGTTTGGCATTGTTAGAGGAGCTGCTCGTGGGTGGCATAAAGAGGACCTTCGATACATTATGTTGACGtgtattatattacacaacatgatTGTCGAAAATGAACGACCTGAAGACAGCGATGATGAGTTGGAGTCCGATGATGAGGAGGATAACAATATGAGGCCCAGGATTGCTGAGGTATGGGAGGGACCAACCGGTAGAGACTTTGATCCTGTTGGtagagatgctcatcatatgaaCGGATTCATGGACCGCTACCAACAAATTAGATCTGAGCACAGTCACTCCAACCTTCAGGAAGACATCATTCAACACTTTTGGGAATTTCAAGGCAATAGGAGTATCTAG
- the LOC133713079 gene encoding uncharacterized protein LOC133713079, producing MSVRGNTIVQPVGNPSIDGTRWQTIEDIQLCKSWKAVSQDPAIGTDRRKDDLWIEVRQHYAEHWDGYVRTLQAFQGRWKTLKVELYAWHCALRQAKLWYKSGANMIDEVRQAQDLWRAAMTKSKGKPKKGDFISLECYEIVKGFQQFDDIPNHSSSAGGTSRGGTEPIHTQQSVPDSHVQLDIDADEVNADATPNPSVRPQGKKAAKEALRKGKKASNDSSPLTAAVETIATNQTSMLSAKEKRDEEYARHLRDQQQRDYIRLQLDIQDQQFKNQEREERIMEMDTSKMTPTKKNYWQRKQKKIAEKEAEDATRGSGFPQPPFTGGYYPQPPFPGGYPQPPFPGGYPQPPFPGGYYPQSPFPGGFPQPPFTGGVPSPPFSSGESTNPNHMDDPTNTNWIPNEDED from the exons ATGAGTGTACGAGGCAATACGATTGTCCAACCCGTAGGAAATCCAAGTATTGAcgggacacgttggcagactattgaagacattcaattgtgcaagtcttggaaggCTGTTAGCCAAGATCCGGCAATCGGTACGGATCGAAGAAAAGATGATCTATGGATAGAGGTACGCCAACACTATGCCGAACATTGGGATGGATATGTCCGAACATTGCAAGCTTTTCAAGGGAGGTGGAAAACCTTGAAAGTCGAACTTTATGCTTGGCATTGTGCGTTAAGGCAAGCGAAATTGTGGTACAAGAGTGGTGCGAATAtgattgatgag gtacgtcaagcacaagatttgtggagagctgcgatgaccaaatcgaaaggaaaaccaaaaaaaggTGATTTCATTAGTTTAGAATGTTACGAGATTGTTAAGGGGTTTCAACAATTTGATGACATTCCAAACCATTCCTCTTCGGCTGGAGGAACCTCCAGGGGAGGAACTGAACCGATCCACACACAACAATCCGTTCCTGATTCTCATGTCCAGTTGGACATAGATGCAGATGAGGTAAACGCCGATGCAACTCCCAATCCTTcggtgaggcctcaaggaaagaaggctgccaaagaagctcttcggaaaggaaagaaagcatCTAATGATTCCAGTCCTCTGACAGCCGCTGTGGAGACTATAGcaaccaaccaaacatcaatgCTGTCTGCCAAGGAGAAACGTGATGAGGAATATGCTCGACATCTCCGTGACCAACAACAACGAGATTATATACGCTTGCAATTGGATATTCAAGATCAACAATTCAAAAatcaagagagggaagagcgtattatggagatGGACACAAGTAAGATGACGCCAACCAAAAAGAATTActggcaaagaaaacaaaaaaaaattgcggagAAAGAAGCTGAAGATGCAACCCGTGGATCTGgcttcccacaaccaccattcaccggtggatattatccacaacctcctttccccggtggctatccacaacctcctttccccggtggctatccacaacctcctttccccggtggGTATTATCCACAATctcctttccccggtggcttcccacaaccaccattcaccggtggTGTCCCTTCCCCACCTTTCTCTTCGGGTGAATCCACCAACCCCAACCATATGGATGACCCcacaaacacaaattggattcctaatgaagatgaggattag
- the LOC133711815 gene encoding uncharacterized protein LOC133711815, producing MAEDETKALKEFTAPTALTTSSCIVVAPIPAGIRFEIRPATIQSLPNFYGKTNEDPYLHVEEFKDICGTFRYEISDEQIRLRLFPFSLKDKARKWLSSLPPGSINTWDDLVKKFLLKFFPAKKTNALQAEIFGFSQPEGEPFYESWERYKDLFLKCPHHGFSKPQKAQFFYRGLNSQSRSMVDATVGGSLMGKTAEEAIQAFETICENSQQYDPYTSVPKRGGLYEVSASTKLEEQVAALARQMKSLTPLLNKAARETCALCSSIAHTTEACSENFFQDEQVNMVNNYRRPVNDPFSNTYNPDAKESSHAKLSRAN from the exons ATGGCAGAAGATGAAACAAAAGCATTGAAGGAGTTCACGGCTCCTACTGCACTCACAACATCATCTTGTATTGTTGTAGCTCCTATTCCTGCAGGAATACGTTTTGAGATTAGACCAGCAACAATCCAGAGCTTGCCTAACTTTTATGGGAAGACGAATGAAGATCCTTATCTCCATGTGGAGGAATTCAAAGACATATGTGGAACTTTTCGGTATGAGATATCAGATGAGCAGATCCGTTTaaggctttttcctttttcattgaaAGACAAAGCAAGAAAGTGGCTAAGCTCTCTTCCCCCTGGTTCCATCAATACTTGGGATGATTTGGTTAAAAAGTTCTTGTTGAAATTCTTCCCAGCTAAGAAAACCAATGCTCTCCAAGCAGAAATTTTTGGCTTCTCCCAACCTGAGGGAGAACCTTTTTATGAGAGTTGGGAGCGTTATAAGGATTTGTTCTTGAAGTGTCCTCACCATGGATTTTCTAAACCCCAAAAGGCTCAATTTTTCTACAGAGGTTTGAACTCCCAAAGTAGAAGTATGGTGGATGCTACAGTTGGTGGAAGCTTGATGGGAAAGACGGCAGAAGAGGCAATTCAAGCTTTTGAGACTATATGTGAAAATTCACAGCAATATGATCCTTATACATCAGTGCCCAAAAGAGGAGGACTATATGAGGTTAGTGCAAGTACTAAGTTGGAAGAGCAAGTTGCAGCCTTGGCAAGACAAATGAAGAGCCTTACTCCTCTGTTAAATAAGGCTGCAAGGGAGACATGTGCTTTGTGTTCAAGTATTGCACATACCACCGAGGCGTGTTCTGAAAATTTCTTCCAAGATGAGCAAGTCAACATGGTGAATAATTATAGAAGGCCTGTGAATGATCCTTTTTCAAATACTTATAATCCAG ATGCCAAGGAATCCTCCCATGCAAAATTATCAAGGGCCAATTGA